CGGTTTATTAAACTATCCATATAAGAACATCTCATTTGCTGATTTGATTTGACGGCTGTCATGTGACCACAATCCTCATCACGGAGAGCCGATTCGCAGACGCACACCGGAAACATTTGGAAATGTGAAACATGTTCGGCTCTACTGCGACAGATCTGTGAACCAAAATGCAATGTACAGTAGATTATTTTTAGGATTGTAAATCCTGAAAAGTttgtaaatattcaataaatgaaTTCATGTGAACATTGTTTCGCTTAATTTTAAGGGTGAAGGATATTAAAAGGTCTGATGTAATGTTACTGTATCTTTGAAGGGTTGAGATGTGATTATAACTTATGTAATTATTGTAACTTTGCATTTGAAGGTTAAATATAAGTTGTGTCTGATGCTCTTATGACCTTCAGCACCTACAAACTATTCTATTACTTTTGAGTGTTAGATTGTTTCTTGTCTCTCATATTCATATGGCACCTAAGAAcatcaaacaaaacacataagaaaaaatattaaaaaccacaagaaaaaatatgaatatttcaagCTTTAATGGGAATCACATTTGATACTTTAAGTTTGGGTTcgcattttcataaaaaaaattaacttcatTATCATTATACTATTTTCAGTAAGATTATAacttaatactttcattcaagGATGCACCAATCAATTTAAAGTTATAAATGTtctaaaagatttcaaataaatgctgttcttttgaactttctattcatctgtgaatcctgacaaataaaatgtatcatggtttccgcaaaaaatattgtgcagcacgactgttttcaacattgataataatcagaaatgtttcttgagcagcaaatcatcatattagaatgatttctgaagatcatgtgacactgaagactggagtaatgatgctgaaaatacagctgcacatcacagaaatacattacagtttaacagagattcacatagaaaacagctgttttaaattgtaataatatttaatattttgttactgtacttttgatcaaataaatgcagtcttggtgagcagaatcaacttcataaaaacattaactcttactgacctcaaattctatatatatattaaaatctttttatcttttttttacttCACGATTAATATCAccagtaaattatataattatattctgaatttaaaaaaaaaattgctaaaaaattgAACTTCATATCCTGAATCTGAAGCACATTCTGATTGAAAATCATCCGAACACGAGCGTCATGAATAACTCTGAGCTcgtgttttaaaacaaacaaacaaaaagcaggTTCTGTGGCAGTAATTCCCGGGGGTCGCTGGGCCGATACACATCTGATGTGATTCAAATACATTCTCTATGAATTTTTATTAGGCTTTAGGTGCAAGAGATGATTTATAAGAGCTAATCATGAATATAAACCAACAGACACAGAGAACGTCCATCAGAGACAACAGCGTCTCCAAAAACGGCCAGAAATTATTTTCATGgtccatcatcaccatcatcatcatcatcatcatcctcgcTGCAGTGTTCTTCATCACGTCCATCTACATGCTGGTGGGAAGCTTCTGCTTCCTGTTCTTGGCGGGAATGCCGGTCTGTTCGTATTCGTGTTTCTCTCTGAGATACTCCTGCTTGCACTCTTCGAAGAACGCCGGATCCTGATAACTGAGAGCCAAACGAACACAATCACACAACAGCTGACAGAAACACAATTCATTTAGGATTTCCACAGTTGATTTTCATggtcaattttttgtttttaaaacaaggcCCACCTAATGCTTGAATAacatcataaaaatgcataaatgattgATAAATCACATTGATTATACAAAACTTCTTTATTTCAACCTGCTGATGCATTTTTAGAATCTCTGCATGGATACACTATTGTgactttacatatatatatataaacaactatcaaaaacatcattgttaaaatatttatattaaatgaactaacaaacaaaatgtattgtgaatgtaataattcaataaacattCAATGAATGTATTGTGAATGTCGTGATTTTTACCTTGACAATGCACCAAAAAATACTagatattttaaaagactttgacacataataaaaataataataataaaagagcaatacattacaaaaaacttttttttttttttgccaatttcattgatgcataaaacattattaaaaaaaacaaactataaaacctaaactttatataaagagtTTCGAGATTTTGATGAAATAAACCatgttttcaaaaattatttttatggtagatattttttatgtatatatcttgaaattgtcaaaataaagtataaaattatttttttctgcaaatattTCAGCCTGTGAATGATGAGCAAAGCTTTTTTAGGATGTCTAGATGgtgcttatttaaaatgtaaaatattgttaaataaaagtcactacactacataaaattgcattaaattattatttaataatatatattttttgaaaattttaaaatcaaattcacttatgtttttacatttaaatttattttttgaaatattttatataatattttcaaaatgtgtttaaaaacaacaccacaatttaaataattttgtaaatcaaATTCTCTATATTATACTGAAATgtagaatttgtatttatttatttaaataactttcaattcatttgaattattttatacatttcagttTATTCTTAGCTATTTTTTAGGATCTCTGAACCAAAAGCTGCCCAAACTTTGTTGAGCGTGGGCCAGAAATAAATGCTGGATTATTTCCagctatattatattaacatgtattacatggaaataaatgaaatatatatttacatacatatttttgtattttatttacattttagtgcaAACAGTTTAAAAGAAGAAATAGGCTCAAAATGATATGATAtactacaatgttttttttttgactggacCATTTGAAGAGCTGATGATAAACCGCTGTGATGTTTTGTTGGAGTGAATGCGGTGATGAAGAGACTCACTGTCGCGTCAGACACTCTTTCAGAGCGCCGTTCTCCTCTTGACACTTGAACACCATGAAGAAGCCCGTGTCCTTACAGCAGCGATTGAACgctacaaacacacaacacaagaaTCTCAACAACTTCACTCCAAAACAAACTaacatttcattgtgttttttgtgtgtgtgtttgatttgtgagtgtgtgtgtgttttttttcaaagtgtgtgtgtgtgtttgagtgtgtgtgtgagtgtatggaCGAGAtgaactgattgattgattgattgattgattgaatgaaggTGTGTGAAAAGGCTGCTGCTGTTTCTGTGGTGGGGGTCTGCTCCTGTCAAACATTAATTAGCTCTCCTGTGTCTCAAAGCTCACCAAACATCTCTGTAATTACTGCTTTCATCTGCATGCAGAGCAGATCCAGCAAAACCAATTCCAGAGAGCAGGAGCGTGAGACTAATCTGATACATATGAAGATCATCTGATGCATAAACATGAAGATAAACACTCATCTGAGAGAGcatcagctcacacacacacacacacacgcacacgcacacgcacacacacacacacacacacacgcacacacatacacatacacacactctctctctctctctcacacacacacacacacacagcaggtgcTGTGATAGAAACCacaaccacactcacacacacaacaccacacacacacacaacacacacacacacactcacacacacacaccacacacacacacacacacactcgcacacacagacactctcacaggcacacacacacacacacacacacacacaaacgcacacacacacacactcactcacacacacacacacacacacactagcacacgctcacagacacacacacacacacacacacacacacccacacacactcgcacacacagacactctcacaggcacacacacacacaccacacactctctctctctctctctcacacacacaagcgcacacacactcacacacactcacactcacacacacacacacacacacacacacacaccacacacacacactcgcacacagaaaaaaaaatacacacacacacacacaaacacacaaacacacacacaacatacattatataatatcaaaaataacataatattttagtGAACATTCATTATATATTGTGTAAGATCAGTATTTACATTCAGCCATTTTTGTGTAACTTtgttaattgcttaaaaaaaagacttgatttttaaattacataGACAATAAAAAAACTGTTGACATGAAAATCTCATGccattttcacaaacaaaatttaaaggaggcaaaagttgttgttttttttacattcaaaataaaataaatataacatttttacgtcctaaaaacacatttacatatatacatgtaatgttttaaattcataaccacattaaataaatattgcattcaGTGCCATATATTACTGatgaattataatcataatttacTAAAACACACAGAAAGTCTACAGCTCTTCAAGTCTTGACTAGATGTATATTTCAGAAATATCAGAATATCACtgaattttgatttgattacattttaaaagattaattaaactattaacattttatgcaaacacagaattccaaataaataaataaataaaaagagagacaTCACAGATTTGTTGATTACAATTACgagattacaattttaataaattgttgcattgttaaagttttatgaatttaatagATATTTAGATCTAAATATGGCTCAGAAAAAGAGCAAATcattaaattgtacacattttcagtggtcaaaaaccaaatgtgggtcactttgcacAGAGACGATACTTCTTTTCTTTGAAGCGTGAAGGTCTGAAGAACAAATGATGTTGAAACTAGATGTGTATCTTTTGTCAAAAAAATTGCATAGATCACACCCGTCCAAGTGCCATGAATATGAGTTTTCCAAGGTTTGCATGCATATCTAGAAATATTACTGAGATATGATTTCTGATTACTGATAGATGATAATATGATTTCAGGTGCTCTTTCTAAACATACTTTTCTTGCGTAAACTTCATTTTTAAGGCACTTTTTAGTTCAGTTCCAGAGATGTGAGGATCTCAACGCGGCTCTGTTTCCAAATTGTTGAATTTTATCCATTTTCAACGGTGGAAAAACCAAATGTAGTTCACTTTATATACAGCTGatacttattatatttaaaggggaatgtttaaagaatgaataaagttgaaattagaATTGTAGCTTGGTTTCCTCTATCAAAACAACTGCATAGAACAGACCTCTCGGAGTGCCTAAAGTGCACTGAAATGGTCAGGTTGAAGCACATTAACTTGCTCTCAGCATTCTATTCATGTCAGTATCAGAATCAGTATCAGATCTGTTTGGAAGAAGgggttttgttcattttatcagCTTCTGAAGCTACCAAGAGTTCAGTACTGTAACTACCTGTTACCACATTGAGAATccaatatctctggaactgaaTCATACAGggcataaaacatgaaaattccCAAAGAAAAGTTTCGTAGGAACCAgaacttaaaatgattttagGATATCTCTAATaattcttgagttacaggcatgcaaactttggaaaaagaacattttgtcacTCAGAGAGGCATGTTGTATGCTAATGTTTTGATAGAGGGAAACAAGCTACATTtctaatttcaacattatttgttcttcataTATTCTTCTTTAAATACAAGAAGCATCAGCTGTGTGCCATGTGACCAACATTTGGTTTTCAACCACTGAAAATgggtaaaatttaaaaatctggacACGCAGCTGCATTGAGATGCTCatatctctggaactgaaccaTACAGAGCTTTACAGATGAAGATTACAcaagaaaagtttattaaaaatgagaatgtagaacatttatataattacaagaaaaacattaaaacataacactaaaaacacaaaattaatagcaaataaaaatcaacaattaaattcgaaacattaaacataaatttatactccacatataaaataaaaaaaaaaaatcaaccatatCGCAAATTTACAAACATACCCACATCAACCactgaaaacacttaaaaatttataaatttaacaatttactcctggagccataTTGAAATTCCATTATCTCTGGAACCATATAGGgtcttaaaaatgaagatgccaaaagGGAAGTTTGTTAAAAGGGcattaataatactttttgagTTACAGGCCTGCAAACATTGgagaaaataactttaaatgtgCTGTTTCCCAATTACTGAAGGGTCTccattggcacataatgcaacaaagattgcaaaagtcaacagattttactattAATCTCTgagtaaaaataacattgtgatgCTGCCGtccttctgaagtcatttttaaccccctgtaatttggctctgaatctcaggtgaaaattgtcattttgatcgCCCTCTACAAAacagtggattactcagtaaattaTACAACCATGAAATTTAATATTTACGCTTTCTTCATTATGTATTTCtatcactagaaaaaaaaaaaaaaagagtcgacGCTGAATGACGCTAAAAGGATTCAGAGGCAGAGCAAATTATCAAATTTTGATGAAAGAATCtaaacatgattttctttgtAACAACGTGACCTTATCAATAAGTTCATGTGCGTATTAAACACAATCAATGCGCTCATGAGCTCATGTTGACTTTGCCTGATCAAACAACATGATCAAACGTGGCACATGTGGCAGTTGAACGTCTGAAACTCTGAGAGTAAAGCAGCTCTGCAGAACGAAGAGGCTTGTTCTCGCTGTGGTCTCAGAACGACTCCAGCCAGCGCTTTCATCATACTGCCATGCATGTGCAGAACACGCTAACACTCGTCCCTGCAGCGCTGCGGCGCAGAGGTGTGAAAGCCATGAGTAAACGTCAGGAGGGGGtttccacacacagacacaaacaatgAGGAGAAATACTCCACTACAACACTCACAATCACAGTCACTGAGAGCAAAcaccgccacacacacacacatatactcactcaggtagtatcctcacaattatattccttcttagagaaaaattgtatctgtgaggatttccagtcaggatttagaccgtatcatagtactgagactgctctccttagagttacaaatgacctgctcttatcatctgatcgtggttgtatctctctattagtgctactggatcttagtgctgcgttcgacactattgaccacaacattcttttgcatgggctagaacactttgttggcattaatggaagggcattagcatggttttaaaattgtacttatatgaccgccatcaattcgtagcagcaAATGAAAAGGTAtaatatcaatcacaagtgcagtatggagtacctcaaggctcagtactagggccattactttttatgctttacatgttacccttcaGAAATATCATCAGAAAACACAGTGCTAGCTTTCACTGTTActctgatgatactcagctctttCCTCGtggcccggcaaaacataccaaataaaaaaatttacggaatgcatagtcgatataatcAGTATTATCGGCCAATattccgccaaaataaaagcctttgaatCTGAACATTTGAAAGTGCAGAATTTAGGACATAAATATTTGTATAGTATCTTTTAGTGTTAGATGGTTCTTGTAAAGCATATTTTAGTaaatgtcaaagttttttttttgttgttgcaaatttcattttaaataatatattaaactttatatctaagttatataatatattaatataactaacttgtttgtcattttaaaaattttatatatatatatatatatatatatatatatatatatatatatatatatatatatatatatgactattttttttacccttttttctttcctttttttacgGTCATGCCAGTTTCTATGTCTTAGCCAGGTTTAGttatacaaaattaaaactaaataaggTGTTTACGATTCATTTTTCTAAAACTAGATTTGGATTTACTTGTATTAGTTTCCTTCTATTTTTTTACTCCATagtgtgatttttggtgaattgtatTGAATGCATTTAGGGTCACTTTAGGTCAACGGaaagtgtttttcattgtgaTCTCAGACAGACACCCATAAAGTCACCTGATGCATTActgttatgtttgtatttttagtaCACAGCGCTCTGTTCTGAAACCTCATCAGCTGCCTTTTGAGGGATCACAGACGCTCACAAACCCTCATGAGGGTTCACACGAGACAGCAAGCAGCTCACTAACTACTACATCAGAGTCGTGTATGCGATGCCAGCTGGTTTGTGACCTGTCACCCGTTTCCTGCTATTATGTGTTGTGTTTAGCTCAGTGAGGGTGAGAGGAAACCCGAGCGAGATGAAGTCAGGTGAGGGTGAATGTGTGCAGGAGTCACGCAGGGTTTTTCCATTACaaaattccatacttttccagactCAAATTTCCAAACCTCTCTTTAGATTTTCTGaccatatttaacataaatggcTCATGGAGCATTATTTTGAGCTTTATATTTGGTATATATTATAGTcacctgtaaatatttttattttttcaggggtttttttacattaattttctcTAAGTGACTTTTGCATGCAcacaagaaactttttttgtgCCTTCGAGAAACTATTCACAAACGCTTGCTTTTATTTCGGCGGAATATTatgactatgcattccattactttttttaaattggtatgttttgccgggccgTGAAGAAGCATAGAGcttagtatcatcagcataatagTAAAAGTTAACACTGTGTTTCCCGATGATACCTCCTAAGTGTAACATGTTAAATGTTGAAACGTAAtagtcctagtactgagccttgaggtactccatactgcacttgtgatcgatatgaaacctcttcattcactgctacgaattgatggctgtcagataagtatgatttaaaccatgctaatgcacttgcTCTAATGCCAGTGCATATGGGAATTTTGTGCATGCTTACGCATTACAATTTCTAGTTTTATATAACCTAATTTACTTGTGCATCACTGCCAtcttactataaataaaaaaagagcatggATGCACATGAATTAATAAAGATCTACTTGCTCAAAATTGGACTTTTCTTACAGTAGTACATCTAATATCAAGGCATAACGTctaatttaacacatcctctgCAGCAGCAGAAAAACCATGACACGGAATGGGCTGATGCATAAAATCTGCCAAGTTCAAGGGTCTATAAAAAAAGACTGGTACTGTAAAAAGAGTTTAAGATTTGGCTTTCGGTAGGGCAGCATGCAATACTTCAAGACCTTAGGTCTATTTAACACACACTCTGTGGAGGCCAATAAAGCACACCATGAAATGGGCTCAGCATGCATCATCCTATATGATGTTTAATGGCTTCTTGTGCACACATAAaagtctgtatattttttatttttgcaaaggcCCTTGTGGCTACGTAATATGGTGCTAAGAATATTGTGAGAAGAAACCCAAAATGCTTATATCCTGCATtttacataatgaaaatgtgcaccttgaattcattcagtcgtaCTTTGACTGACTTCTTGtacaatacatatattattttattaaattcttaattttctattataaaaaactaaataggGGCGAAAGTCTGGAAACACAAAAGCTTTTCCATACCCTGCTTTCTTTTTTGCATacttttccagacctggaaaaTACTTAAATCAAATTCCATGCTTTTCCGAACCCTGTAGGAACCCCGGCTTGATGAGActctactgtatgtactgtatgtgttcacCGGCAGAGATTCATGATTCATACCGTCCACATGTTGAGCGCATCTCTCTTTGGCTTTCTCCCGCATCAACTTCGGAATCAGCACATCTTTCTCCACGTGTCTCAGCTGCGGCTCCTCTGTGgagataaaataacatttacatttaatcttttagCACACGCTTCATCCAAAACATCTAGCCTAACACAGTACGCAAgggttttttatataataaataaaaagaaaacaagcaattgataaaagaaaaagaatagatattaaaaaaaaaaaaggccaacaaaaaaaaaaacccataaaaaaaagccaacaaaaaaaaaaaaaaaaaaaaccctgatgacATAGAACAACATTCATATTAATACATCACTTATTCTAATAACCAAACCCTAACATACATAAATACTGAGTATCAATACAAAACCCTAGAAGAGTCATTTAGCTCATTCGTGTTGATTCAGATTCATTCAAAACGACTCCTGATGCCACAGTCTGTGATCAAAAatctacaaaatgtttttatagaacATATAACGTtataaaacatgacatttcagGAGTCTGTAGTGTTCTTGTAGTTCTGACATCACCTCAGTTactaaaatgagtaaataaataaaaaattaacatgaaacaAAAATCTTCCTGTACCTGCTTTAGACGGATCCATTTACACCTCTGTTACTGTTATTAGTGattagattgttttattattgtgaaacATTGATGTGTGTCCAATGTGACCCTCTGCGTTGCGTGTTTAGCGCGACGGTTTCGTTCACTTCCGGTCGGTGACGTCGCCGTAAACTGCAAGAGCGTCTGGTCGTTGTAGTTCTGCGCAGCTCAGGAAGAACTACACACCGAAGGAACACGAGTTCAAGATTTCTACTGACTACTGTGGCCTATATGCTAACTGGTGAAGTAAGGGGAAAGTtgattaaaatactaataatataatactaataatcataatatttaaaataaactaaaacaaaccttttttaagtgatattattataatataaaggagctgtttataaacatgaaaaatcacttggtaaatatgattttctatagtgtgtatatatatatatatatatatatatatatatatatatatatatatatatatatatatatatatatatatatatattacttagaatttaaatatttatttaaatatttttaatatttactttattttagttagtattattatttatttaaattccattttaattattatatttaatattaattgaattaGAAATGAACAAGAATGTATATATGATGTTTAaacaatatagtttttatttaatatgtatttatgtaataataatgcatattttgatttcatatgtactgtatgtgtaagaATTAGTATTTTAATGGTATGAAATTAAAAGCAGTTTAAAAGCATAATTATTGAAGCcaaacacaaatgtaaaaaaaaatacatatagttttttattagtttttatattactgttaGTATTTATGCAAACATATCTTGTTTTCAGGATGTATATTGCTACTGACCAAGACAAAGATTATTATTACAACAGACATTTAGACCACAGATGAATGGTTCAAGTATGAAATGGTCACTTCATGAGcactttaatcatttttaatcataattttaattacattttgctacaGAAAC
This genomic stretch from Cyprinus carpio isolate SPL01 chromosome B16, ASM1834038v1, whole genome shotgun sequence harbors:
- the cmc1 gene encoding COX assembly mitochondrial protein homolog, producing the protein MDPSKAEEPQLRHVEKDVLIPKLMREKAKERCAQHVDAFNRCCKDTGFFMVFKCQEENGALKECLTRHYQDPAFFEECKQEYLREKHEYEQTGIPAKNRKQKLPTSM